One part of the Chryseobacterium sp. 7 genome encodes these proteins:
- a CDS encoding acetyl-CoA C-acyltransferase produces MKEVFIVSAKRTPVGGFMGSLSGFTAPQLGALAIQNAYESIGLAPEHIDSVYMGNVLSAGLGQSPARQAAIFAKIPVDKDATTINKVCASGMKSAMIGAQQIQLGLDDLVMTGGMESMSNVPHYVKIRQGTKLGDTNLTDGVIKDGLWDVYNNFHMGSAAELGVKKYGLSRQELDEYALFSYQRAQKAAENGKFNNELIQISIEGKKGTTIVDKDEDIDKLIPEKISLLKPAFEADGTLTAANSSNLNDGAAAILLASSEAVERHNLKPLARIIAYTDAAQSPEWFTTSPSIAIQKLLKQTGLNLSDIDYFEINEAYSSVILSNQKILGYDLNKVNVYGGAVALGHPIGASGARIIATLVNVLLQEKGRYGIAAICNGGGGASAVLIENIGLKS; encoded by the coding sequence ATGAAAGAAGTATTTATAGTTTCAGCAAAACGAACTCCGGTTGGAGGTTTTATGGGAAGCCTGTCCGGATTTACAGCGCCTCAGTTGGGAGCTCTTGCCATTCAGAATGCGTATGAAAGTATTGGGCTTGCTCCGGAGCATATCGACAGCGTTTATATGGGAAATGTACTGAGTGCAGGACTAGGACAATCGCCAGCAAGGCAGGCCGCTATTTTTGCTAAAATTCCTGTTGATAAAGATGCTACAACTATCAACAAGGTTTGTGCGTCCGGTATGAAATCAGCCATGATTGGAGCCCAGCAGATTCAGCTTGGACTTGATGATCTCGTTATGACAGGAGGTATGGAAAGTATGAGTAACGTTCCCCATTATGTAAAAATACGCCAGGGAACAAAGCTGGGAGATACCAACCTTACTGACGGAGTGATCAAAGATGGCCTGTGGGATGTGTATAACAATTTTCATATGGGAAGTGCCGCCGAATTAGGCGTGAAAAAATACGGACTTTCCAGACAGGAACTTGATGAATACGCCTTGTTTTCATATCAGAGAGCTCAGAAAGCCGCTGAAAATGGAAAATTCAATAATGAATTGATTCAGATATCGATTGAAGGTAAAAAAGGGACTACAATCGTTGACAAAGATGAAGATATTGATAAACTCATTCCTGAGAAAATCTCTCTGTTGAAACCTGCATTTGAAGCAGACGGAACACTCACCGCTGCCAATTCCAGTAATCTGAATGACGGCGCAGCAGCAATACTATTAGCATCTTCTGAAGCTGTAGAACGTCATAATCTAAAGCCTTTGGCTAGAATTATAGCCTATACAGATGCTGCCCAATCACCAGAATGGTTTACCACTTCTCCTTCTATAGCGATTCAAAAACTTCTGAAACAAACAGGTCTTAATCTTTCGGATATTGATTATTTTGAAATTAATGAAGCGTATTCTTCCGTGATTTTATCCAATCAGAAAATCCTTGGATATGATCTGAATAAAGTAAATGTGTATGGAGGTGCGGTTGCCTTAGGACATCCGATTGGCGCTTCAGGTGCCAGAATTATAGCCACTTTGGTGAATGTTTTACTCCAGGAAAAAGGAAGGTACGGGATTGCTGCCATCTGCAATGGTGGAGGAGGAGCTTCCGCAGTTCTTATCGAAAATATAGGTTTGAAGAGCTAA
- a CDS encoding GNAT family N-acetyltransferase, with protein sequence MTIREAKPEDIPQIQIVRNAVKENRLSDPGLVTDKDCEEFLFQRGKGWVCEVENQVVGFSIADLKENNIWALFVHPDFENHGIGRKLHDIMLDWYFQQNKNSVWLGTSPGTRAEIFYRKSGWIETGTHGKGEIKFEMTSENWKNKKL encoded by the coding sequence ATGACCATTCGAGAAGCAAAACCGGAAGACATTCCACAGATACAAATTGTAAGAAATGCTGTGAAAGAAAATAGGCTGTCAGATCCGGGGTTGGTAACCGATAAAGATTGTGAGGAATTTTTATTTCAAAGAGGAAAGGGCTGGGTATGTGAGGTAGAAAATCAGGTTGTTGGTTTTTCTATTGCCGATCTGAAAGAAAATAACATCTGGGCACTCTTTGTACATCCTGATTTTGAAAACCATGGAATCGGTAGAAAACTTCATGACATCATGTTGGATTGGTATTTTCAGCAAAATAAAAATTCAGTATGGCTAGGCACATCACCAGGAACAAGAGCTGAAATATTTTACAGAAAATCTGGCTGGATTGAAACTGGAACCCATGGTAAAGGAGAAATCAAGTTTGAAATGACCTCTGAAAACTGGAAAAATAAAAAACTATGA
- a CDS encoding glyoxalase, with translation MTSKLKSIRPFIGAQNFEISRSFYRDLGFEEVILEPKLSLFKREETGFYLQDYYAKDWIDNTMIFMEVANTDEFWKELLSLGLTDKYENVRLTPVRTMDWGKECFVHDPSGILWHFGEFF, from the coding sequence ATGACATCAAAACTGAAATCTATCAGACCTTTTATCGGAGCACAAAACTTTGAAATCAGCAGAAGCTTTTACAGAGATCTGGGGTTTGAAGAAGTTATTCTGGAACCTAAATTATCACTTTTTAAACGAGAAGAAACAGGCTTTTATCTTCAGGATTACTATGCAAAAGACTGGATTGATAATACCATGATTTTTATGGAAGTTGCCAATACCGACGAATTCTGGAAGGAACTTTTGTCTCTGGGACTTACAGATAAATATGAGAATGTAAGACTTACTCCTGTAAGAACCATGGATTGGGGAAAAGAATGTTTTGTACACGATCCGTCTGGAATTTTGTGGCATTTCGGTGAGTTTTTTTAA
- a CDS encoding endonuclease V — MIYAFDTYYYEDYANTVCIAFEDWTSEKEVEIFIEHTSVNSAYESGAFYKRELPCIVSLLKKITLRPEDIIIVDGYVTLDNDGKIGLGGHLYEALNENCPIVGIAKNEFTTPDSQRRSVFRGESKTPLFVTAKGMNVDEIQLKVEKMHGTYRIPTLLKKLDQLSRA, encoded by the coding sequence ATGATTTACGCATTCGATACCTATTATTATGAAGATTATGCCAATACCGTGTGTATTGCCTTTGAAGACTGGACCTCTGAAAAAGAAGTGGAAATTTTTATAGAACATACCTCTGTAAATTCAGCATATGAAAGCGGAGCCTTTTACAAAAGAGAGTTACCATGCATTGTAAGCCTGTTGAAGAAAATAACATTAAGACCAGAAGACATTATCATTGTGGACGGATATGTCACTTTGGATAATGACGGCAAAATTGGCTTGGGCGGGCACCTTTATGAAGCTTTAAATGAAAATTGTCCTATTGTCGGAATTGCAAAAAATGAATTTACTACTCCGGATTCCCAGCGAAGAAGTGTTTTTCGTGGTGAAAGTAAAACACCGCTTTTTGTAACAGCAAAAGGAATGAATGTAGATGAAATTCAGCTGAAAGTAGAAAAGATGCACGGCACTTACAGAATACCCACGCTTCTGAAAAAACTTGATCAGCTAAGTAGAGCATAA
- a CDS encoding SDR family oxidoreductase has protein sequence MRTIFMTGTSTGLGKAAVKLFCDKGWKVIATMRKPENEEELGKLPNVTLMALDVTNSEQVKQVVAEVNGKFDVDVVFNNAGYGLAGPFEGADEDQIFRNINTNLLGVMRVTQAFIPHFRKKGQGMFISTTSIGGSVTFPMNSVYHATKFAVEGWSESLAYELEPFGITVKTVAPGGINTDFAGRSLDLSKHEAYEEMFAKIYTVFSDPERRASYSSAEQIAEVVYEAVTDDKAQLKYIAGNDAKDLFALRNAVGQDSFHKEVKNIFLGK, from the coding sequence ATGAGAACAATTTTTATGACCGGTACCTCTACCGGATTAGGAAAAGCAGCTGTAAAACTTTTTTGTGATAAAGGATGGAAAGTAATTGCAACCATGCGTAAACCTGAAAACGAAGAAGAGCTGGGTAAGTTGCCTAATGTGACTTTAATGGCTCTTGATGTGACAAACAGTGAACAGGTAAAACAAGTTGTTGCTGAAGTCAATGGAAAATTTGATGTAGATGTTGTGTTCAATAATGCCGGATATGGTTTGGCAGGTCCGTTTGAAGGAGCAGATGAAGATCAGATTTTCAGAAATATCAACACTAATTTATTGGGAGTGATGAGGGTTACGCAGGCTTTTATTCCGCATTTCCGTAAGAAAGGGCAGGGAATGTTTATTTCTACAACGTCTATTGGGGGATCCGTTACTTTCCCGATGAATTCTGTATATCATGCTACTAAATTTGCAGTAGAAGGATGGAGCGAAAGTTTGGCATACGAGCTTGAACCTTTTGGTATTACTGTAAAAACGGTTGCTCCGGGCGGTATCAATACAGATTTTGCGGGTAGAAGTCTGGATCTTTCAAAACATGAAGCCTATGAGGAGATGTTTGCTAAAATATATACTGTTTTTAGCGATCCTGAGAGACGCGCTTCTTATTCAAGTGCAGAGCAGATTGCCGAAGTAGTGTACGAAGCTGTAACCGATGATAAAGCTCAGTTAAAATATATTGCAGGAAATGATGCGAAAGACCTTTTTGCCTTAAGAAATGCAGTAGGGCAAGACAGCTTCCATAAAGAAGTTAAAAATATTTTTCTGGGAAAATAA
- a CDS encoding T9SS type A sorting domain-containing protein produces MKKITTLSGIILVSLMNAQMQYCMPTFQYGADSNMISNVTFGSINNTSPVQSGNTQIYENFTSMSTDLQSGSNYTISVKGPSSTFPSDVAVFIDFNQNGNFDDAGESFYIGRLEAANPANAFTINNTIAIPANAANGSTRMRVLKNTNVQAYSNPAAANSISSACDISLRAGQTEDYTVNIIGNTANFPAPYCGTENITSLTVSEISTVEFAGTVKNSVLDGNSDVLENFTATVFNVNRGNTYPITVTGGTHGQATVSAYAYIDFNHNNQFDTDEMFNLGYLDNSNPVPGQQSGVTTGNITIPAGAQLGDTRFRLVKAYESNSWMGTLENLPCPSGWFIGQVEDYTLKIQPENLSTSEVSKEASANVQLYPNPTSGSVTIKMKEGLEKYEIYSMSGQKMLEGNSMTVSMDSFVPGTYLIKIKTKNQKTVIEKIIKK; encoded by the coding sequence ATGAAGAAAATAACTACTCTTTCCGGCATTATACTTGTTTCGCTGATGAATGCACAGATGCAGTATTGTATGCCAACCTTTCAGTATGGAGCTGACAGCAACATGATCAGTAATGTGACTTTCGGAAGCATTAATAATACCTCACCTGTACAATCGGGGAATACACAAATCTATGAGAATTTTACGTCAATGTCAACAGATTTGCAATCCGGAAGTAATTATACAATATCTGTAAAAGGCCCTTCAAGTACATTTCCGAGTGACGTAGCAGTTTTTATAGACTTTAATCAGAATGGAAATTTCGATGATGCAGGAGAAAGCTTCTATATCGGAAGACTGGAAGCTGCCAATCCAGCCAATGCTTTTACGATTAATAATACGATAGCAATCCCTGCAAATGCTGCCAACGGGAGTACCAGAATGAGGGTTCTTAAAAATACCAATGTTCAGGCATATTCAAATCCTGCAGCAGCAAACTCCATCAGTTCAGCCTGTGACATCAGTTTAAGAGCAGGGCAGACAGAAGATTATACAGTGAATATTATAGGAAATACAGCCAATTTCCCGGCTCCTTACTGTGGTACTGAAAATATTACAAGCCTTACGGTAAGCGAAATAAGCACCGTAGAATTTGCAGGAACAGTTAAAAACAGCGTGCTTGACGGAAACTCTGATGTTCTTGAAAACTTTACAGCAACTGTTTTCAATGTGAACCGAGGAAATACCTATCCGATAACGGTAACAGGAGGCACTCATGGTCAGGCTACTGTATCAGCCTATGCTTATATTGATTTTAACCATAATAATCAGTTTGATACTGATGAAATGTTTAATCTGGGATATCTGGATAATTCAAATCCGGTGCCTGGTCAGCAATCTGGCGTTACAACCGGCAATATCACCATACCGGCAGGTGCACAGCTGGGAGATACCCGATTCAGGCTGGTAAAAGCTTATGAATCTAATTCATGGATGGGAACTTTAGAAAATCTTCCATGTCCTTCAGGTTGGTTTATCGGTCAGGTAGAAGATTATACCCTTAAAATTCAGCCTGAAAATCTTTCAACATCAGAAGTTTCAAAAGAGGCTTCAGCCAATGTGCAGCTATACCCGAATCCTACATCAGGTTCAGTAACGATCAAGATGAAAGAAGGATTGGAGAAATATGAAATTTACAGCATGTCCGGACAAAAGATGCTGGAAGGTAATTCTATGACGGTTTCTATGGACAGTTTTGTTCCGGGGACTTATCTGATCAAAATCAAAACAAAAAATCAAAAAACAGTCATAGAAAAGATTATTAAAAAATAG